TGCCTCCATGACGTCCAATGTGAGCGTACGATGATCGCGGTTCGCAACCTGACCATGCGCCTACGCGGCGGGGGCCGGGCCGTCACGATTTTGGATAACCTCTCACTGGACATTCCAGCCAAGCAGATGGTCGCCATCGTTGGCCCGTCTGGGAGCGGCAAGTCTACGCTGCTGGGCTTGATCGCCGGCCTTGATAAACCGACCTCCGGCTCGATCATGCTGGACGGTGTGGACCTCACCGGCCTGTCCGAACGCGCTCTGGCCCGTGTCCGCCGGCAGACAATCGGCTACATTTTCCAGTCGTTTCATCTGATTCCTACGCTGACCGCCGCGGAGAACGTCGCCGTCCCACTGGAATTGAACGGTGATCCCACTGCAGAGGAGCGCGCCCATGAACTGCTGGCCGCGGTGGGGCTCCGCGACCGATGCCACCACTATCCGGTGCAACTCTCCGGCGGGGAGCAACAACGC
The Nitrospira sp. DNA segment above includes these coding regions:
- a CDS encoding ABC transporter ATP-binding protein, encoding MIAVRNLTMRLRGGGRAVTILDNLSLDIPAKQMVAIVGPSGSGKSTLLGLIAGLDKPTSGSIMLDGVDLTGLSERALARVRRQTIGYIFQSFHLIPTLTAAENVAVPLELNGDPTAEERAHELLAAVGLRDRCHHYPVQLSGGEQQRVAVARAFACRPPILLADEPTGNLDSATGRQVIDLLLGLNRDYGSTLLLVTHDRALAAHAERIVSLRDGHIESDRPSTRT